From Rhinolophus sinicus isolate RSC01 linkage group LG15, ASM3656204v1, whole genome shotgun sequence, the proteins below share one genomic window:
- the MYO19 gene encoding unconventional myosin-XIX isoform X1: MLQQVNGHSSNPDAHGRKPLREDLQEFLGQEAPLHLLDDLTKVNPVTLETVLRCLQARYMADTFYTNAGCTLVALNPFKPVPQLYSPELMREYHAAPQPQKLKPHIFGVGEQTYRNVQSLVEPVNQSIVVSGESGAGKTWTSRCLMKFYAVVAASPTSWESHKIAERIEQRILNSNPVMEAFGNACTLRNNNSSRFGKFIQLQLNRTQQMTGAAVQTYLLEKTRVAYQASSERNFHIFYQICKGANADERLQWHLPEGAAFSWLPNPERTLEEDCFEVTREAMLHLGINAPTQNNIFKVLAGLLHLGNIRFADSGDEAQPCQLMDNAKCSFRTSASLLWLPEDPLLETLQIRTIRAGRQQQVFRKPCSQAECDTRRDCLAKLVYARLFDWLVSVINSSICADPNSWTTFIGLLDVYGFESFPDNSLEQLCINYANEKLQQHFVAHYLRAQQEEYAVEGLEWSFVNYQDNQTCLDLIEGSPISICSLINEECRLNRPSSAAQLQTRIESALAGSPCLGHNKLSREPSFIVVHYAGPVQYHTAGLVEKNKDPVPPELTRLLQQSQDPLLKVLFPADPEETSQEEPSGQSRVPVLTVVSKFKASLEQLLQVLQGTTPHYIRCIKPNGQGRAQTFLREEVLSQLEACGLVETIHISAAGFPIRVSHQSFVERYELLRRLRPRISPAPHSPSDEGRSEWSPHAEAPTLQPLLQDIFHSLPALTRAAATPGGPAEATPASVYCGRTKVFMTDSTLELLEHGRAQVLDQCARCIQGGWRRHRQRKQERQRQAAVLIQAAIRSWLTRKHIQRLHTAATVIKRAWHKWRIRMAFLASNELDGVEEKHLSQAPRSLSAFPLPQAQTQLLGAIIRLWPLGLVLANAAVGVRGFQRKLVVWACLQLPSSSPSSYPVQTAQEQAGVTSIRALPQGSIKFHCRKSPLRYADICPEPSSYSVTGFNQILLERHRLGHV, translated from the exons ATGCTCCAGCAG GTGAATGGCCACAGTTCAAACCCTGATGCCCATGGCAGGAAACCCCTCAGAGAAGACCTGCAGGAGTTCCTAGGCCAGGAGGCCCCACTGCACTTGCTGGATGACCTCACCAAGGTGAATCCTGTGACGCTGGAGACAG TCCTGAGGTGTTTGCAGGCCCGGTACATGGCAGACACATTCTACACCAACGCTGGCTGCACCCTGGTGGCTCTGAACCCCTTCAAGCCTGTCCCTCAGCTCTACTCGCCAGAGCTGATGAGAGAGTACCATGCTGCTCCTCAGCCCCAG AAACTGAAGCCCCACATCTTCGGGGTGGGTGAACAGACCTACAGGAATGTCCAGAGCCTGGTCGAGCCAGTCAACCAGTCTATCGTTGTGAGTGGAGAGAGCGGTGCTGGAAAG ACATGGACGTCCCGCTGCCTGATGAAGTTCTACGCTGTGGTGGCTGCCTCGCCCACATCCTGGGAGAGCCACAAGATTGCAGAGAGGATCGAGCAACGAATCTTGAACTCCAACCCTGTCATGGAAGCTTTCG GGAACGCGTGCACCCTGAGGAATAACAACAGCAGTCGCTTTGGAAAGTTCATCCAGCTCCAGCTGAACAG GACCCAGCAGATGACTGGAGCTGCAGTCCAGACCTACCTCCTAGAGAAAACTCGAGTGGCCTACCAGGCCTCCAGTGAGAGGAACTTCCACATCTTCTACCAG ATCTGCAAAGGAGCCAACGCAGATGAGAGGCTCCAGTGGCACCTCCCGGAGGGAGCCGCCTTCTCCTGGCTGCCCAACCCAGAGAGGACCTTGGAAG AGGATTGTTTCGAGGTGACCAGAGAGGCCATGCTTCATTTGGGCATCAATGCCCCCACCCAGAACAACATCTTTAAG GTCCTAGCTGGACTGCTGCACCTCGGCAACATCCGGTTTGCTGACTCTGGGGACGAAGCCCAGCCCTGCCAACTGATGGACAATGCCAAGT GTTCTTTCAGGACATCGGCCTCGCTTCTGTGGCTCCCAGAAGACCCACTGCTGGAGACACTGCAGATCAGAACCAtcagggcaggcaggcagcagcaggtGTTCCGGAAGCCCTGCTCCCAAGCTGAGTGCGACACGCGCAGAGACTGTCTGGCCAAACTGGTCTACGCACG GCTCTTTGACTGGCTGGTATCGGTGATCAACAGCAGCATCTGCGCAGACCCCAACTCCTGGACCACTTTCATAG GCCTGCTGGATGTGTATGGATTTGAGTCCTTTCCCGACAACAGCCTGGAACAGTTGTGCATCAACTACGCCAACGAGAAGCTGCAGCAGCACTTCGTGGCTCATTACCTCAGGGCGCAGCAG GAGGAATACGCTGTTGAGGGCCTGGAGTGGTCATTTGTCAACTACCAGGACAACCAGACCTGTCTAGATCTCATCGAGGGGAGCCCCATCAGCATCTGCTCCCTTATAAATGAG GAATGCCGCCTTAACCGGCCCAGcagcgcagcccagctccagacaCGCATTGAGAGTGCTCTGGCAGGCAGCCCCTGCCTGGGCCACAACAAGCTCAGCCGGGAACCCAGCTTCATTGTGGTGCATTACGCGGGGCCTGTGCAGTACCACACCGCAGGCCTGGTGGAGAAGAACAAG GACCCTGTCCCCCCTGAGCTGACCAGGCTCCTGCAGCAATCCCAGGATCCTCTGCTCAAGGTGCTGTTTCCTGCTGACCCTGAAGAGACGTCCCAGGAGGAGCCCTCTGGCCAGAGCAGGGTCCCTGTGTTGACTGTGGTGTCCAAGTTCAAG gcctccctggaGCAGCTTCTGCAGGTCCTGCAAGGCACGACGCCCCACTACATTCGCTGCATCAAGCCCAACGGCCAGGGCCGGGCACAGACCTTCCTCCGGGAAGAG GTCCTGAGCCAGCTAGAGGCCTGTGGCCTCGTGGAGACCATCCACATCAGTGCTGCCGGCTTCCCCATCCG CGTCTCTCACCAGAGCTTTGTGGAACGATATGAATTACTGAGAAGGCTCCGTCCTCGCATATCCCCGGCCCCTCACAGCCCATCAGATGAAGGGCGCTCAG AATGGTCTCCACATGCCGAGGCGCCCACACTGCAACCTCTACTCCAGGACATCTTCCACTCTCTGCCAGCTCTAACTCGGGCAGCAGCCACACCTGGTGGCCCAGCTGAGGCCACGCCAGCCTCGGTGTACTGCGGCAGGACCAAGGTGTTCATGACAGACTCCACG TTGGAGCTCCTGGAACATGGGCGCGCCCAGGTGCTGGACCAGTGTGCCCGCTGCATCCAGGGTGGCTGGAGGCGACACCGGCAGCGCAAACAGGAGAGACAGAGGCAGGCTGCTGTGCTCATCCAGGCAG CCATTCGATCCTGGTTAACTCGGAAACACATCCAGAGGCTGCACACAGCTGCCACCGTCATCAAGCGCGCGTGGCACAAGTGGAGA ATCAGAATGGCCTTTCTTGCTTCTAACGAACTGGATGGTGTGGAAGAAAAACACTTGTCTCAAGCTCCCCGTTCCCTAAGTGCCTTCCCGCTGCCGCAGGCACAGACCCAGCTGCTGGGGGCAATAATCCGCCTCTGGCCCCTGGGACTGGTCCTGGCCAACGCGGCCGTGGGGGTACGTGGCTTTCAGAGGAAACTGGTGGTCTGGGCCTGCCTCCAACtccccagcagcagccccagtAGTTACCCCGTCCAGACAGCACAAGAACAAGCTGGAGTCACGTCCATCCGGGCGCTGCCTCAG gGCTCGATAAAATTTCACTGCAGAAAGTCTCCACTGCGCTATGCTGACATCTGCCCTGAACCTTCGTCCTACAGTGTTACTGGCTTTAATCAGATTCTGCTGGAAAGACACAGACTGGGCCACGTGTGA
- the MYO19 gene encoding unconventional myosin-XIX isoform X2, whose protein sequence is MLQQVNGHSSNPDAHGRKPLREDLQEFLGQEAPLHLLDDLTKVNPVTLETVLRCLQARYMADTFYTNAGCTLVALNPFKPVPQLYSPELMREYHAAPQPQKLKPHIFGVGEQTYRNVQSLVEPVNQSIVVSGESGAGKTWTSRCLMKFYAVVAASPTSWESHKIAERIEQRILNSNPVMEAFGNACTLRNNNSSRFGKFIQLQLNRTQQMTGAAVQTYLLEKTRVAYQASSERNFHIFYQICKGANADERLQWHLPEGAAFSWLPNPERTLEEDCFEVTREAMLHLGINAPTQNNIFKVLAGLLHLGNIRFADSGDEAQPCQLMDNAKCSFRTSASLLWLPEDPLLETLQIRTIRAGRQQQVFRKPCSQAECDTRRDCLAKLVYARLFDWLVSVINSSICADPNSWTTFIGLLDVYGFESFPDNSLEQLCINYANEKLQQHFVAHYLRAQQEEYAVEGLEWSFVNYQDNQTCLDLIEGSPISICSLINEECRLNRPSSAAQLQTRIESALAGSPCLGHNKLSREPSFIVVHYAGPVQYHTAGLVEKNKDPVPPELTRLLQQSQDPLLKVLFPADPEETSQEEPSGQSRVPVLTVVSKFKASLEQLLQVLQGTTPHYIRCIKPNGQGRAQTFLREEVLSQLEACGLVETIHISAAGFPIRVSHQSFVERYELLRRLRPRISPAPHSPSDEGRSVPGPLVDSAAVSRLRSLLWQPVSREALGS, encoded by the exons ATGCTCCAGCAG GTGAATGGCCACAGTTCAAACCCTGATGCCCATGGCAGGAAACCCCTCAGAGAAGACCTGCAGGAGTTCCTAGGCCAGGAGGCCCCACTGCACTTGCTGGATGACCTCACCAAGGTGAATCCTGTGACGCTGGAGACAG TCCTGAGGTGTTTGCAGGCCCGGTACATGGCAGACACATTCTACACCAACGCTGGCTGCACCCTGGTGGCTCTGAACCCCTTCAAGCCTGTCCCTCAGCTCTACTCGCCAGAGCTGATGAGAGAGTACCATGCTGCTCCTCAGCCCCAG AAACTGAAGCCCCACATCTTCGGGGTGGGTGAACAGACCTACAGGAATGTCCAGAGCCTGGTCGAGCCAGTCAACCAGTCTATCGTTGTGAGTGGAGAGAGCGGTGCTGGAAAG ACATGGACGTCCCGCTGCCTGATGAAGTTCTACGCTGTGGTGGCTGCCTCGCCCACATCCTGGGAGAGCCACAAGATTGCAGAGAGGATCGAGCAACGAATCTTGAACTCCAACCCTGTCATGGAAGCTTTCG GGAACGCGTGCACCCTGAGGAATAACAACAGCAGTCGCTTTGGAAAGTTCATCCAGCTCCAGCTGAACAG GACCCAGCAGATGACTGGAGCTGCAGTCCAGACCTACCTCCTAGAGAAAACTCGAGTGGCCTACCAGGCCTCCAGTGAGAGGAACTTCCACATCTTCTACCAG ATCTGCAAAGGAGCCAACGCAGATGAGAGGCTCCAGTGGCACCTCCCGGAGGGAGCCGCCTTCTCCTGGCTGCCCAACCCAGAGAGGACCTTGGAAG AGGATTGTTTCGAGGTGACCAGAGAGGCCATGCTTCATTTGGGCATCAATGCCCCCACCCAGAACAACATCTTTAAG GTCCTAGCTGGACTGCTGCACCTCGGCAACATCCGGTTTGCTGACTCTGGGGACGAAGCCCAGCCCTGCCAACTGATGGACAATGCCAAGT GTTCTTTCAGGACATCGGCCTCGCTTCTGTGGCTCCCAGAAGACCCACTGCTGGAGACACTGCAGATCAGAACCAtcagggcaggcaggcagcagcaggtGTTCCGGAAGCCCTGCTCCCAAGCTGAGTGCGACACGCGCAGAGACTGTCTGGCCAAACTGGTCTACGCACG GCTCTTTGACTGGCTGGTATCGGTGATCAACAGCAGCATCTGCGCAGACCCCAACTCCTGGACCACTTTCATAG GCCTGCTGGATGTGTATGGATTTGAGTCCTTTCCCGACAACAGCCTGGAACAGTTGTGCATCAACTACGCCAACGAGAAGCTGCAGCAGCACTTCGTGGCTCATTACCTCAGGGCGCAGCAG GAGGAATACGCTGTTGAGGGCCTGGAGTGGTCATTTGTCAACTACCAGGACAACCAGACCTGTCTAGATCTCATCGAGGGGAGCCCCATCAGCATCTGCTCCCTTATAAATGAG GAATGCCGCCTTAACCGGCCCAGcagcgcagcccagctccagacaCGCATTGAGAGTGCTCTGGCAGGCAGCCCCTGCCTGGGCCACAACAAGCTCAGCCGGGAACCCAGCTTCATTGTGGTGCATTACGCGGGGCCTGTGCAGTACCACACCGCAGGCCTGGTGGAGAAGAACAAG GACCCTGTCCCCCCTGAGCTGACCAGGCTCCTGCAGCAATCCCAGGATCCTCTGCTCAAGGTGCTGTTTCCTGCTGACCCTGAAGAGACGTCCCAGGAGGAGCCCTCTGGCCAGAGCAGGGTCCCTGTGTTGACTGTGGTGTCCAAGTTCAAG gcctccctggaGCAGCTTCTGCAGGTCCTGCAAGGCACGACGCCCCACTACATTCGCTGCATCAAGCCCAACGGCCAGGGCCGGGCACAGACCTTCCTCCGGGAAGAG GTCCTGAGCCAGCTAGAGGCCTGTGGCCTCGTGGAGACCATCCACATCAGTGCTGCCGGCTTCCCCATCCG CGTCTCTCACCAGAGCTTTGTGGAACGATATGAATTACTGAGAAGGCTCCGTCCTCGCATATCCCCGGCCCCTCACAGCCCATCAGATGAAGGGCGCTCAG TCCCCGGGCCCCTGGTTGATTCTGCTGCTGTTTCTCGTCTGCGGAGTCTTCTTTGGCAGCCTGTCTCCAGAGAGGCCCTGGGCAGCTAA